The nucleotide window GGTGGCTCAATGCAGTGGAAGTAGACATTGCGACCTGGAAAAGATTGCTGTTGCTGGTTGTGCAGCGATTCCTGTCTCTGTCATTTACACGGTAGAACGCACTCAAGAAACTGTGGTGTTTGATGATGCAGTCAGCGAACCGTCTTTTTTGACTGATCCGTATATTCAAAACCAACAGACGCGATCGCTCCTCTGCATGCCCATTCTCAAGCAAAGTCAGCTGATTGGCGTTCTTTATTTGGAAAACAATCTCAGTACTGGAGTGTTTGCCAGCGATCGCTTAGAAGTCCTGAAATTGTTGATTGCCCAGGCAGCAATTTCATTGGAGAATACTCGGTTATATGAACAGTTAGCAGACCATGCCGAAACACTGGAACGGAATGTAGAAGAGCGAACTCAAGCCTTACAGCAGGAGATCGCTGAACGTCAACAAACCGAAGCTGCATTGAGACAAAGTGAAGCAAATTATCGCAACCTGCTACAAACCGCGAATTCCGTCATCATTCGCTACGATCCACAAGGACGGATTCGATACATCAACGATTATGGGGTAAAACTCCTGGGCTATGAAGAAGATCAGATTTTAGGGCGAACCTTATTTGAAACCATCATTCCAGACATCGAAACCTCTGGACGCGATGTGAGACCGATGGTCCATGATTTACTTCGTAATCCTCAATCGTACCCGAAAGGCGAGGGTGAAAACTTGTGTCGAGATGGGCGGCGAGTCTGGATGGAGTGGTCGAATCAAGCCATCTTCAATGAACAAGGAGATGTAGTCGAAATTTTATCAGTGGGCAATGACACCACCCAGCGTAAACAAGCAGAAGAAGCATTACAACGCAGTGAAGTCAAGTTCCGCAATATTTTTGAAAACTCCCAGGTCGGCATCTACCGCACCCGCACCTGTGATGGATTAATTCTTAATGCCAATCAACGCTTTGCCGATCTGCTTGGCTTTGATTCGCCAGAAGAGATCATTGGGCTTGAACACACTACAGGCTTTAATGTAAATCCCAACGATCGCCAACAATTCATTGAGGTGCTGAAGCGGGACGGGGAAGTGCGAAGCTATGAAATCCAGATGCGAAAACGAGATAGTACAGTGTTCTGGGGACTTTTCTCTTCTTATCTGAATGCAGGCGATGACTACATCGAAGGGGTGATTGCCGATATTAGCGATCGCAAACAGGCAGAAGTCGCGTTGCAAGCCTCTGAAGCAGAACTGCGGGCGCTTTTTTCAGCCATTCCCGATCCGCTGTTTGTCCTTACTGCTGAAGGGCGACTGGTCGAAGCAGTCGAAGTGAAACCGAATCAGTTGTATCGACCTATTGAGGAGCAGATTGGTCAAACACTGCACCAAATTTTTGAAAAAGAACAAGCCGATGAATTTCTGGGTTACGTTCGGCAAGTACTGAGAACCCAACAAATGCTCACAGTTGAGTACAGCTTGCGGACAGCCGAACAAGAAACCTGGTTTTCGGCTCGCATTGCCCCGATTCGGCACGAACAGGTGATTTGGCTGGCACGAGACATCACCGCTTGCAAACGGGCAGAAGCCGCTTCAATTTTGGAAGAACGCAACCGCATGGCACGCGAAATTCACGATACACTCGCTCAGGCGTTTACAGGTATTCTGGCTCAGGTAGGTGCTGCAAAACAGGTGCTAACGATGATTTAGAAGCAACTCAGGCACACCTGGATCTGATTAAAGAATTGGCACGAACTGGACTGTCTGAAGCGCGGCGATCGGTCGTCGCGCTCCGTCCTCAGCTTTTGGAGGAAGGCAGTTTGCAGAGTGCGCTACATCGTCTCGTGGCCCACCTCAGAACTGCGGCATTGGATGCCGCATTATACTATGAGATCGAGGGTGCAGTGTATGCTCTTCCCAGTGAAGTCGAGAGTAATCTACTGCGGATTGGGCAGGAAGCATTAACGAATGCGACCAGACACGCCCATGCTGAGGAAATTCGAGTGGAGCTAGTCTACAATCGCGATCGGGTTTGCTTGCGTGTGAAAGACAATGGACGGGGCTTTGGAGTTGGGAGTATTCCATGTGTTGAGGGATTTGGCTTACTGGGTATGAGCGAACGGGCAGAGCGCATCGGCGCACAACTCACGATTAGGAGCCAACCTGGACAAGGAACAGAGATTATTGTCATCATCGATCGGGAGTAGCACGATGAGCCAAGCCACGATTATTCGGGTTCTAATTGCGGACGATCATGCGATTTTTCGGCAAGGATTAGCCACGATTATTAACCGTGACCCAGATATGCAGGTGATTGCCCAAGCTGAAAATGGGGAACAAGCGATCGCTCTATTTGGGGAACACCAACCGGATGTAACGCTGATGGATCTGCGAATGCCGGAAGTTGAAGGAGTTGCCGCCATCAGTGCAATTTGTGCTAATGCTAAATCTGCTCGGATTATTGTACTGACCACGTATGATAGTGACGAAGATATCTATCGGGGATTGCAGGCAGGAGCAAAAGGGTACCTATTGAAAGAAACTGAGCCTGACGAACTGCTGAATGCCATTCGTACCGTTCATCGGGGTCAGAAGTATATTCCGCCCGATGTGGGAGCAAAGTTGGTACAGCGCCTCAGCAATCCAGAACTGAGTGAAAGAGAATTAGAAGTACTCCGCTCACTGGCACAGGGGATGAGCAATGCCGAGATTGCTGAGGCTTTGAGTATTGGTGAAGGCACGGTTAAATCCCATGTCAATCGAATTTTGAATAAATTAGATGTGAGCGATCGCACCCAAGCTGTGATTGTTGCCGTTAAACGCGGCATTGTCAGTTTGTAGCGTGTACTTTCGATCAGATTCGGATTCTAACTTAAGTTATAGCTAGCCTTCTACTCTGAGATGGCACAGTTACTCTATCAATTTGTACTGTAAAAATTTTAACTTGCTATAGACGACACCTTGAAGGCGATCTCCTATATTGAACTTATTCCGAAAGAAGCTGAGTACTAGAACTGGACACGCCCCAGATAGCTAGGAAAAAATGACATTGATTGAATTTGAATCAAAAAGGAGACAAACCCATGAGCAAACCATCGACACAATGATCGATCCCAATGACAGCGTGCTGCTGCTGATTGATCATCAAAGCGGACTCTTCCAACTTGTGCGTGACATTGAACTCCCAGTCCTCCGCGCCAATGCCACCCCAATGCGCGGCATGTGCCGTGCGGAGAAGACCTTACAGGAGTAATGAAATGAAAGGAAATCAAACAATGTTTGACGTCATCATCGTCGGTGGCGGATCCGCCGGCACAGTGCTGGCCAATCGCCTGAGTGCTGATCCATCTCGCCGTGTCTTGCTGATCGAAGCGGGCAAGGCCTATCCCCCAAACGCCTATCCCGACCCAGTCCGCCGCCAGGACCTAGTGGGTGGCGATCCGCAGCACGACTGGGACTTTTACAGCGAGCCTGGCGTGCTGGGCAGAAGCCTTCAGCTCAACCGCGGCAAGGTGCTGGGTGGCTCGTCTGCCATCAACGGTGCAGTGGCGATGCGGGTGCCGAAATACGACCACGATCGCTGGGCCAAGGCGCATGACCTCGACGCCTTGAACTGGCAAAGCTCGCAGGCCTTCTATCGTTCGCTGGAGCGTACCTCCGGCACTGGCGGCGACGGCCGCGACGGCTGCTTCCCCATCCACCAGCTTGGCGATGAAGAAGTGTCTGACCAGCATCGCGACTTCATCGCCAAGCTGGCTGCGGGCTACCAGCGCACATCGGGTTTTACGACGGGGCAGCCGCTGGGCGTTGGTCCCTATGTGATGAATACCCGCATGGGTGTGAGGCTTAACACAGGAATGACCTTGTTGGGCGATGCGGTGCGCGCCCGACCTAATCTGACCATCCGCGACGAGACGCTGGTCGATGCCGTGTTAGTGGAGCATGGCCAGGCCCAAGGCGTCCGACTGGCGGGCGGGGCGATCATCCTAGCCGGTGAAATCATCCTTTCAGCGGGCACCTATGTCAGCCCGGCGATCCTGATGCGTTCCGGCATTGGCCCCTCTGAGGTGCTGCGAGGCCTTGACATCCCGGTCGTGTCCGAGCTGCCGGTCGGTCGCCGTCTACAGGATCACCCGATGGTCCCGACCGTCTGGTCGATTCGCAAGGAAGCAGTAGGCCTTCCGTATCCACCCATCGGCGCAATGCTGTGGACGGCATCCAACCACGCGACGAACGGCGAGGCAGATCTGAACATCAGCACCGCGACCCTGCCCGACGATGGGCAGACTTCCGACGGCGCGATATTCCTGCTGTTCGCTGCGCTCGTGAGACCGCGTTCCGTGGGTTTCCTCACCATCGCCAGCCGCGATCCCTATGCTGCGCCCATCATCGATCTCGGCTTCCTGACGGACAGCGGTGACCGTGAGCGATTGGTCGATGGTGTCGAAGTCATCCGGAACATTGCGCGTCAGCAGCCTTTTGCCGATATGGTGGGTGCAGAACTGGCGCCGGGCGCGGCAAAGAGCGACCGCGCTTCGATCAAAGCCGCGCTCGTGACCTCTGTGCAGAGCTATCAGCATCCGACCTCCACTGTACCCATGGGCGGACCGCGCGATGCCGGGGCCGTGGTGGATATTGACGGGCACGTTCGTGGCGTCAAGAGCCTGCGAGTCGTCGATGCCTCGATCTGGCCTGACGTGCCCTCCGTCGCAACGGCTTTCCCGACCATGATGCTGGCCGAAAGCATCGCTGCCCGGATGACCTAAGAGAAGTACGCAATC belongs to Coleofasciculaceae cyanobacterium and includes:
- a CDS encoding response regulator transcription factor: MSQATIIRVLIADDHAIFRQGLATIINRDPDMQVIAQAENGEQAIALFGEHQPDVTLMDLRMPEVEGVAAISAICANAKSARIIVLTTYDSDEDIYRGLQAGAKGYLLKETEPDELLNAIRTVHRGQKYIPPDVGAKLVQRLSNPELSERELEVLRSLAQGMSNAEIAEALSIGEGTVKSHVNRILNKLDVSDRTQAVIVAVKRGIVSL
- a CDS encoding GMC oxidoreductase produces the protein MKGNQTMFDVIIVGGGSAGTVLANRLSADPSRRVLLIEAGKAYPPNAYPDPVRRQDLVGGDPQHDWDFYSEPGVLGRSLQLNRGKVLGGSSAINGAVAMRVPKYDHDRWAKAHDLDALNWQSSQAFYRSLERTSGTGGDGRDGCFPIHQLGDEEVSDQHRDFIAKLAAGYQRTSGFTTGQPLGVGPYVMNTRMGVRLNTGMTLLGDAVRARPNLTIRDETLVDAVLVEHGQAQGVRLAGGAIILAGEIILSAGTYVSPAILMRSGIGPSEVLRGLDIPVVSELPVGRRLQDHPMVPTVWSIRKEAVGLPYPPIGAMLWTASNHATNGEADLNISTATLPDDGQTSDGAIFLLFAALVRPRSVGFLTIASRDPYAAPIIDLGFLTDSGDRERLVDGVEVIRNIARQQPFADMVGAELAPGAAKSDRASIKAALVTSVQSYQHPTSTVPMGGPRDAGAVVDIDGHVRGVKSLRVVDASIWPDVPSVATAFPTMMLAESIAARMT
- a CDS encoding sensor histidine kinase, with protein sequence MARTGLSEARRSVVALRPQLLEEGSLQSALHRLVAHLRTAALDAALYYEIEGAVYALPSEVESNLLRIGQEALTNATRHAHAEEIRVELVYNRDRVCLRVKDNGRGFGVGSIPCVEGFGLLGMSERAERIGAQLTIRSQPGQGTEIIVIIDRE